The genomic region TAGATTATATAAGATACTAATATTTTTTTTAATAAAGATACTATTTATAATATTTATATTTATATTTTACGGTTTATTTTTATATAATAAAATACATAATTTTATTGATGGTAAAATCTGGAATTTACCATCATATATTTATAGTCGTACTATAGAATTTACTGTAGGTTCTGCTTTTAGCAAAGAGAAAGTAATTTCAATTTTAGAGTGTAATTATTATCACCAATCTATTAATTTAACACATCCAGGGGAATTTGTTATTCATAAAGATAGCATAGATTTAATTAGACGTTCATTTAATTTTCCAAATCAATTTGAAAATAAAATTTATGCACGTATTATTTTTCAAGGCAATTGGATTATTAAAATCAAAAATTTATATGATGATACTAATATAAAATTATTAAAACTAGATCCTAAATTGATAGGGTTATTAAATTTCAATAATAATCATCAACGTTTATTTTTTCCTATTTCTGAATTTCCTAGTGTTTTAATTAATATGTTATTAGCTACAGAAGATAAAAATTTTTATACTCATGATGGTATTAGTTTTTATTCTATTTTGAGAGCTTTCATAGTAAATATTTATGCTGGAAAAACTATACAAGGAGGCAGTACTTTAACTCAACAATTAGTCAAGAATTTTTTTTTATCGCATGAAAAATCTTTTTTACGAAAATTAAATGAAGTGTATATGGCTGTTATTATGGAATTTTGTTATAGTAAGAATCGTATTTTAGAACTTTATCTTAATGAAGTTTATATGGGTCAAGTCAATAATAATGAATTGCATGGTTTACCTTTAGCTAGTATTTATTATTTTGGTTCTTATATAAATGAATTAAATATTGATCAATATGCTTTATTAGTTGCTATGGTAAAAGGAGCTTCTTTGTATAGCCCGTGGAATAATATTACTTTATCTTTACAGAGAAGAAATTTAGTTCTTTTTTTAGCATTAAAAAATAAAGTAATTAATCAATTTGTTTATAATAAAAATGTTTTATTGCCTATTAATGTTTATTATAAAAATGATGTAATCAAACCAGCACCGTCCTTTATTCAATTAGTTAAGTATGAATTATTATATAAATTAAAATATTCAATTGAATACTTAAATGGATTAAAAATTTTTACTACTTTTGATCCTTTATCACAGTATAATGCAGAAAAAGCTGTTAAAAATGTTATACCTTTATTGAATAAAAAACAAAATTTGTCAGATTTAGAAACTGCAATGGTTATTGTAAATAAATTTACTGGTGCTGTTAATGGTATCTTGGGAGGATCTAATCCAGAATTTGCGGGATATAATAGAGCTTTACAAGCCAGACGTTCTATAGGTTCTTTGGCTAAACCTGTAATTTATTTAACCGCATTATCTGAACCATATAAGTATGGTTTAAATACTTTACTTAAAGACGAACCATTAGAAATAAAATTAGATAATTTTAATATTTGGAAACCTTTAAATAATGATTGTAAATTTAGTAAACAGATAATTTTACTAGATGCTTTATCTTATTCTGTAAATATACCTACTGTTAATTTAAGTATTTCTTTAGGTTTTAAAAAACTTATAAAATCATGGATTTTACTAGGTATTTCGAAAAAACATTTGAACTATTTTCCTTCTGCTTCTTTAGGAGCTATTAATCTAACTCCATTTGAGATTTCACAGGTTTTTCAAACTATTGCAAATAAAGGTAAAAAATCTATTTTATTCTCTATTGATTGTATAATGAATAATAATCAAAAAATAATTTACAGTCATGTATATAAATATAATCAAGTTATTTCTCCTCAGGCATCTTATTTAATTTTATATGCTATGCAGCAGGTTGTTGCTAATGGTACTGCTCGTAGCTTAAATAATCTATTTCCTAATTTTGGTATAGCAGCAAAAACAGGTACAACAAGTAATTTAGTAGATAGTTGGTTTGCTGGAATTAATTTTGATCAAGTAGTCTTAACTTGGATAGGTAGAGATAATAATAAAACTACTAAGCTTTATGGAGCTTCTGGTGCAATGAAAATTTATTCTAGTTATTTAAATGGAATATATCCTTTGCCTTTAATTCTAATTCCTCCTAAGAATATTCAAATGTTTTTTGTAGATAGATTAGGGCATATTATTTGTGTAAGAAATCATTCTAAAAACAGAATTTTACCTATTTGGCTATTTAACTTGAATAAATATTGTAAAATTAAAAATAGTGATATTTTTGATAGCATACATACAAAAAAATTTAATTTTTTTAAATTTTTGTTTAAATAAAATTAATAGCACCTTATTTTATTTGAAATCTATTTTATAGAGATTTGTTTATGAAATTGATAAAATTTTTATCTAAAATATTTAAAAATTATAGTAAAACTTTTTTAGAGAAAATGTATAAAAAATTAAATAAAATCAATAATTTGGAATCTTATTTTAAAAAGATGAAAGATAGTGATTTTAAATTAAAAACTATAAAATTACGTAATAGTTTAAATAATGGTGATACGTTAAATTCTATTCTCCCTGAAGCGTTTGCAATGGTCAGAGAAGCTAGTAGTCGTGTATTTGGTATGAGGCATTTTGATGTACAGTTAATAGGCGGAATGGTATTAAATAATCAATGTATTGCTGAAATGAGAACTGGAGAAGGAAAAACTTTAACAGCTACATTACCAGCATATTTAAATGCATTGACTGGTAAAGGAGTTCATATAGTTACAATGAATGACTACTTAGCAAAAAGAGATGCTGAAAGAAATAGACCTCTATTTGAGTTTTTAGGTCTAACTGTTGGTATTAATTTATCGGGAATGTCAAATTACTTAAAAAGAAAATCTTATTCTGCAGATATAACCTATGCTACTAATAATGAATATGGTTTTGATTATTTACGCGATAACATGATTTATTCCTCAAAAGAAAAAGTACAGAGAAATCTACACTATGCATTAATAGATGAGGTAGATTCTATTTTAATAGATGAAGCTCGAACTCCATTAATCATATCAGGTTTATTAAAAAATAATTTAAGTATATATCAAAATATCGATGAAATTATACCTAATTTAATACGTCAAGATAAAGAAGATTCTGATATATTTAATGGTAATGGACATTTTTCAGTAGATGAAAAAACTAAACAAATTAATTTAACTGAAAGAGGTTTATTAAAAATAGAAAAAATTTTATTAAAAAGACATATTATAAAAGAAAGTTCATCTCTTTATTCTGATAAGAATATAATTTTATTACAGCATATTATTTCATCTTTGCGCGCTCATATATTATATACTAAAAATGTAGATTATATTGTAAAAAATGATGAAGTAATTATAGTTGATGAGCATACTGGTCGTACTATGCCAGGTAGACGTTGGTCTGACGGGCTACATCAAGCTATAGAAGCTAAAGAAAAAGTTACAATAAGGCACGAAAATCAAACTTTAGCATCTACAACTTTTCAAAATTATTTTAGATTATATGAAAAATTATCTGGAATGACAGGTACAGCCTGTACCGAATCTTTTGAATTTAAATCAATTTACAATTTAGATACAATAATAATTCCTACTAATCGTCCAATGATTCGTAATGATATGCCTGACTTGGTTTATATCACAGAAAAAGAAAAAATATATGCCATTATAAATGGTATAAAAAATTGTATAAAAAAACAACAACCTGTATTAGTAGGTACTATATCTATTGAAAAATCTGAATTAATATCAAGAGAATTACTTAAATTAGGAATAAATCATAATGTTTTGAATGCTAAATTTCATGCTAAAGAAGCTGATATAATTTCCCAGGCAGGTAAACCTGGCGCTGTAACTATTGCAACTAATATGGCTGGTAGAGGTACTGATATAGTATTAGGAGGAAGTTTAGAATCTGAATTAAAATTGAATAAAAATTTAGATAAAAAACAAGAAAAAAAAATAAAAAAAACTTGGAAAAAAAATCATTTAATCGTTTTATCTGCAGGAGGATTACATATTATAGGTACTGAAAGACATGAGTCTAGAAGAATAGATAATCAGTTGCGAGGCAGATCAGGTCGTCAAGGGGATAATGGATCTTCTCAATTCTATTTGTCTATGGAGGATTCATTAATGAGAATTTTTGCATCTAATAAAGTTATTACTATGATGCGTAAGCTAGGAATCAAATCTGGACAATCTATAAATCATCCTTGGGTTACTAAAGCAATCTCTAATGCTCAAAAAAGAGTTGAAAATAGAAATTTTGAAATTCGGAAACAATTATTAGAATATGATAATATATCTAATGATCAACGCTGCATAATATATAATTATAGGAATCAACTAATTAATACAGATAATATTAATTATGTTATATATAATATATTAGAAGATGTTATAAATTTTGTATTTTCTACTCATACTAAATTTAATAAAAAAAAAGATATAATTGATATCGTGAATTTAAAACATCAATTAAAACATGATTTTAATTTAAATTTACCTATTTCTTCTTGGTTTAAAAAACATAAATTGAGAACTGTGATTAATAGAACTATTAATTATATTAAATTATTCTTAAAATATAAAGAAGTAATAATTACTTCAAAAAAAATGAGAAAATTAGAAAAAGAAATTATGTTACAGAATTTAGATTTATGTTGGAAGGATCATTTATCATCTATGGATTATTTACGTCAAGGTATTCATTTAAGGGGTTACGCACAAAAAGATCCTAAACAGGAATATAAGAAAGAATCTTTTTTGATGTTTATTAATATGATAAAAACATTAAAATATTACTTAATTTCTAATTTAAGTAGATTAGATGTTATATAGTTATGTATTGTTAATATAAAAATTTTAGATAAAGTTTATATATAATATTTTTAATAAAAATTTCATATACGTAATTAAATATTTTTAAAATTATTTCATTTTTTTAATAAAAGATAAATTTATATATTTTTTATTAAGTTGATGTATTATTGATTTTATTTTTCTAATATCTCCGTTGTTTATTATAATATCATTTGCAAAAGAATTTCTTTTTTCTCTAGTTATTTGATAGGATATAATTTTTTTAATATTTTTAATATTTTCTTTATCTCTTTTAATAATTCTATTAATTTGAATTTTTGGATCTATATCTATTACTAATATTCTATCTACTTTTTTGTATAATTTTTTTTCTATTAATAAAGGTGTTACCCATAAACACCAGTTTTTTTTTACCTTTTTAATTTTTTCTGTGATTTTTTTATTTACTAATGGATGCAAAATACTTTCTAACCATTTTTTATTATTTATCGAAGATAAAAAAAATTTTTTTAGTAAATTGAAATTGATTTCTTTATTTTGTTTTAAGCCAAGTTTTTTATTTATTATTTTTTTTACTTTTTTATTATAATGTAAGATTTTTTTATTTTCAATATCAGAATCAATAACGTCTATTCCTATTTTTTTGAATTCGTTTGATATTGTTGTTTTTCCAGAACATATTCCTCCTGTCATTGCTACAATAAAAGTCATTTTTTTAGTTTTCTAATATGTTAAAAATATATTTAAATTATAGTTTAAATATATTTTTTATAAAGGTATTTTATGTAATAATTTTATTGTTATTATAAGGATAATATTATGCGTATTGAAGAAGATATTAAATTAGGATTTAAAGATGTATTAATTAGGCCTAAACGTTCTCTGCTCAAAAGTAGATCACAAGTAGAATTATCTCGTAATTTCATTTTCAAATATGCTAAATATTCTTGGTCAGGAATTCCTATTATAGCTTCTAATATGGATACTATAGGAACATTTAATATGGCTAGGGTTTTATCCTCTTTTAATTTATTAACTGCTATAAATAAATATTACTCTATAAAAGAATGGTATATTTTTATAAAAAAAACATCTCATAAAATATTAAATAATATTATTGTATCTACAGGAATATCTCATGATGATTTTATGAAAATTAAAAAAATTTTCTCTTTATCTAAAGATTTAAATTATTTATGTATTGATGTTGCTAACGGATATTCTGAGCATTTTGTTTCTTTTGTTAATAAAGTTAGAGATCATTTTCCTGATAAGATTATATGTGCTGGTAATGTTGTTACAGGAGAAATGGTTGAAGAATTAATATTATCTGGAGCTGATATTGTTAAAGTAGGCATTGGTCCTGGTTCTGTATGCACTACTAGAATTAAAACTGGAATAGGTTATCCTCAACTTTCGGCTATAATAGAATGTGCTGATGCAGCTCATGGATTAAAAGGACAAATTATTAGCGATGGTGGATGTTCTGTTACTGGTGATATAGCAAAAGCATTTGGCGGTGGTTCTGATTTTGTTATGCTTGGCGGTATGCTAGCTGGTCATTATGAATGCAATGGAAAAATTATTACTACAAATAATGGAAAAAAATTTATGTTATTTTATGGTATGAGTTCAGAATCTGCTATGAATATACATGTTGGAGGTGTTGCTAGCTATAGATCTGTAGAAGGTAAAACTGTTAAATTACCTTTTAAAGGTAGTGTTGAAAATACTATTTATGATATCTTGGGAGGTTTAAGATCAACTTGTACTTATGTTGGAGCTGGAAATTTAAAAGAACTAACTAAAAGAACTACTTTTATTCGTGTAAATGAACAAGAAAATTTAGTTTTTGATAACAAAAAAGATTTTTAGAAATTATATTTAAATTTATATGAATTAAATTTTATTTTTAATTTTAATTTTTAATGCAATTTAAATATATTTAATTTTATTTAAAATTAAATATTTAATTTTTTTGATTATTTAAACAAGAGGAATAATACTGCTTATGTCAGAATTTTTATATAATGACGTAGATCCAATTGAAACTAATGATTGGTTACAAGCAATAGATTCTGTGATCAGAGAAGAAGGTATTGAAAGAGCTAATTTTATAATAAAAAAACTATTACATAAAATTAATATAAAAAAAAAACTCTTATATCCAGTTTTAGGAATTAGTAATTATATAAATACTATACCTAATTCTGAAGAACCTAAATATCCTGGAAATCTATTTATAGAAAGAAAAATACGTTCTATAATAAGATGGAATGCTATAGCTATGGTATTAAAAGCTTCCAATAAGGATTTAGATTTAGGAGGTCATTTGTCTTCTTTTCAATCTTCTGCAACCATTTATGAAGTATGTTTCAATCATTTTTTTCGTGCTCATAATAAATATGATGGAGGAGATTTAGTTTATTTTCAAGGTCATATATCTCCCGGAATATATTCTAGAGCATTTTTAGAAGGTAGGTTATCAGAAGATCAAATAAACAATTTTAGACAAGAAGTTGATGGTAATGGATTGCCTTCTTATCCTCATCCTAAGTTATTACCAAATTTTTGGCAATTTCCTACAGTATCTATGGGTCTTGGTCCTGTTTGTGCTATATATCAAGCTAAATTTTTAAAATATTTAAATAACAGGTCTTTAAAAGATACTAGCAAACAAACTGTTTATGCTTTTTTAGGAGATGGTGAAATGGATGAACCTGAATCAAAAGGTGCCATTTCTATTGCTTCTAGAGAACAATTAGATAATTTAATTTTTATTATTAATTGTAATTTACAGAGATTAGATGGTCCAGTTATTGGTAATGGTAAGATTATTAATGAATTAGAAAGTATTTTTTTGGGTGCAGGATGGGAAGTTATTAAAGTAATATGGGGTGATAAATGGGATAGCTTGTTAGCTAAGGATTCTAGTGGAAAATTAATTCAATTAATGAATGAAACTTTAGATGGTGATTATCAAAATTTAAAATCTAAAGATGGAAAATATGTTAGAAAAAATTTTTTTGGAAAGTATAAAGAAACATTAAATTTAGTAAAAGATATGACTGATGATGAAATTTGGAAATTAAATAGAGGTGGTCATGATCCAAAAAAAATTTATGCTGCAATTAGTAAAGCAAAACAAGTTATTAATAAGCCAACATTAATATTAGTACATACTATAAAAGGTTATGGTTTAGGTAAAATTGCAGAAGGTAAGAATACTGCTCATCAACTAAAAAAAATAAATACAAAAGATATATATAATATAATTAATCGTTTTGATATAAATAAAAAAGATATTGATGTTAAAAATATTAACTTTATTTCTTTAAAGAAAAATTCTGAAGAATATAATTATCTACATAATCAGCGTAATAAACTTTGTGGTTATATTCCATATAGATTGTCTAATTTTAGCAAGAAATTAATTCTTCCTTCTTTAGATGATTTTAATTCTTTATTAATAGAACAAAAAAGACATATTTCAACTACCATAGCTTTTATTAGAGTTCTAAATATAATTTTAAGAAATGAATTTATTAAAAATTTGATAGTTCCAATTATTGCTGATGAAGCTCGTACTTTTGGTATGGAAGGTTTATTTCGAAAAATAGGAATTTATAATTTTAATGGTCAAAAATATACTCCTCAAGATAAAGAACAATTAGCATATTATAAAGAAGAAAAAAATGGTCAAATTTTACAAGAAGGTATAAATGAATTAGGTGCTGCTGCATCTTGGTTAGCAGCTGCAACTTCTTATAGTACTAATAATTTTCCTATGATTCCATTTTATATATATTATTCTATGTTTGGTTTTCAAAGAACAGGAGATTTATTTTGGGCAGCTGGCGATCAACAAGCTAGAGGATTTTTAATAGGTGCTACTTCAGGAAGAACTACATTAAATGGAGAAGGTTTACAACATGAAGACGGTCATAGTCATATATATTCTTTGACAATTCCAAATTGTATTTCTTATGATCCTGCTTATGCTTATGAATTTGCTGTTATTATAAATTACGGTTTATCTAAAATGTATGGTACTTCTCCAGAAAATGTTTATTTTTATATAACTACTACGAATGAAAATTATTATATGCCCGAAATGCCTAAAAATTCTATAGAAGGAATATGCAAAGGTATGTATAAATTAAAAAGGATAACAAACAATAATAGTTTTATCAATATTCAATTAATGGGATCAGGTGCAATTTTGCGACATGTACTTATAGCTAGTAAAATTTTATTAAAAGATTATAATATTAGTTCTGACATATACAGTGTTACTTCATTCACTGAACTAGCTAGAGATGGTTATGATTGTGATAGATGGAATATGTTGCATTTAGATCAAAAACCAAAAGTTCCTTATGTATCTCAAATTATGAATAACTCTCCAGCTATTGCCGCAACTGATTATATGAAGTTATTTGCTGAACAAATAAGAAATTATATTCCTTCTAATTCATATAAAGTTTTAGGTACTGATGGTTTTGGTCGCTCCGACAGTAGAAAAAAATTACGTAATTATTTTGAAATAGATGCTTCTTATATTGTAGTTTCTGCTTTATTTCAGTTGTTTAAAAACAATAATATAGAAAAACATGTAGTTTCTAAAGCAATTAAAAAATTTAATATTGATATTAATAAGATAAACCCTAGATTAGCATAGAGTAATTGAAAAAATTATGGATATAAAAATTTTTGTTCCTGATATTGGTACAAACAATGTCGAAATTACTGATATTTTAGTTAAAATTGGAGATTATGTTAAAAAAGAACAAGGTTTAATTGTTGTTGAAGGTGATAAAACATCTATGGAAATACCTTCTTCACATGATGGAATTGTAAAAAGTATAATGCTAAAAATCGGTGATTTTGTTAAAACTAATTCTGAAATATTAATTTTGAATATGAAAGATAAACCGCTCAAAATTACAACAAATTTTTCAGATGAAAAAAAAACAAAAGATAATTTTTTATTTCATGCTTCTCCTTTAATAAGACGTTTAGCTAGAAAAAATAATATAGATTTAAAAATCATTAAAGGTAGCGGAAGGAAAAATCGTATTTTAAAAGAAGATATTATTGCATATCAAGATAGTATTAAAAATTCTTATTCTAACCATAAAAATAAATTAGAAAATTATAGTTCTACGATTAATAGTAATGACCTTTATTTATCGGATAAAAATAAAATATTGCATTTAAAAAAAATTAAAATTTCTGCTGGTATTAATTTATTTAATAGTTGGAATTCTATTCCTCATGTTACTCAGTTTCACGAAATAGATATTACTAAAATTGAAAGAATTAGGAAAAAGTTTAATTCAAATAATTTTTTAAATGATAGTAAAATAACTTTGCTTTCTTTTTTAATTAAAGCATTAGTTTTATCGATTAAAAAATTTCCTTTATTTAATAGTTCTCTTTCTTTAGATAAAAAAAGCATCATTTTAAAAAAAAATATCAATATTGGAATCGTAGTAAATACTGATGATGGTTTATTAATTCCTGTTATAAAGCAAAATAATATCAAAAGTATAATTGATTTAGCTTTAAGAATAAAAAAACTAGCAAATAAAGCTCGCTCAAATAATTTATCTGTCAACGATTTAAACGAAGGTACGTTTACAGTATCTAATTTAGGTAGTATTAGTAGTAATTATTTTACACCTATTATTAATTTACCTCAGGTTGCTATTTTGGGTATATCTAAATCTTTTATAAAACCTGTTTGGAAAAAAAGAAATTTTGTTCCTAAATTGGTGCTCCCTGTTTCTTTATCTTATGATCATCGTGTTATTGATGGCGTTTATGCATCTAATTTTTTATCATTTATTTCTGGTATAATTTCAGATGTTAGTTTTTTGATTTTTTAAAAAAGTTAATATGTAATTATTTACTTTAAACTAAATATTTTGAGGTTTTTTAATAAAATTATGAATATTATAAAAAATAATACTGAAGTAGTTGTGATAGGTGGTGGTCCTGCTGGTTATTCTGCTGCATTTAGATGTTCTGATTTAGGTATAAAAACTATTATTGTTGAAAAATATTCTGATTTAGGAGGATCATGCTTGAATGTAGGGTGTGTTCCTTCAAAATATTTATTACATGTATCTAAAATTATTAAAGATTCTAATGAATTAGTTGAATATGGTTTTAATATTTCTAATGAAAATTTTAATATTGATATAGTTAAAAATCGCAAAAATAATATAATAAAAAATTTTAATTCTGGTTTATTGAATATGTCTAAAAAAAGGAATATCAGAATTATTAATGGAATAGCTGAATTTATAGATGATAATACAATTATTGTAAAAAATGATGCTCAAACTAATTATATAAATTTTAATAATGCTATTATTGCATCTGGTTCTAAATCTATAAAGTTACCTATCTTTGAATATGAAAAACATTATATATGGAATTCTTCGGATGCTCTTTCATTACCTTTCATACCTAAAAAATTATTAATTGTAGGTGGAGGTATAATAGGTTTAGAAATGGCTACTGTTTATCATTATTTAGGTTCTAAAATAGACATTATTGATAATTCAGATAAATTGCTTCCTATGATAGATCGAGATATAATTAATACTTATTATAAAATGACAAAAAAAGATTTTTCTTTTATGTTAGGAAGTAATATTTCTAATATAGAATATCGAAATAATACAGTTATAGTTAATTTAATAGATAAAAATAATATACAAAAAAAATATACTTATGATGCTGTACTTATTGCTGTAGGAAGGTATCCTTGCACAGAATTACTAAATATATCTAAGATTGATATTAAATGTAATTCTTCTGGTTATATTAATATAGATAATCAAATGCGTACTAATATAAATAATATATATGCTATAGGAGATGTTACAGGTCAACCAATGTTTGCACATAAAGGAATTCATCAAGGGCATATTGTTGCAGAAGTTATAGCTGGATATAAACATTATTATGATCCTAAAATTATACCTTCAATAGCATATACTATTCCTGAAATATCATGGGTAGGAATTAATGAAATAGAAGCTAATAATCTTGGTATAGAGTATGATTCAGTTCTATTTCCGTGGAATTATTCTAGCAAAGCTATTATTGAGAATTCTTCTTTTGGTATTACAAAATTGATTTTTAACAAAAAAACTAATAAAATTATTGGTGGTAGTATAATTGGTCATAATGCAGGAGAATTGATTTCAGAAATTAGTCTTGCTATTGAAATGAATTGTGATGTAGATGATATTGCACTTACAATACATGCTCATCCTACTTTGTATGAAACAATAGGATTAGCATCTCAGATTTATAACGGGTCTATAACTGATTTACCAAATCATAAATTTAAGACTATTTAATTTATTTTGTTTTGAAAGTGATTTTTCATTATCATTTTCAAAACAAAATATTTTTTAAATTTTAGTTTTTATAAATAATTTATTATTAATAATAAAATTAATTATTAATTCAATAATTTTACATGTTTTAATTGATACTAAAGAAACAAACTTTTTAAAATTTTTTGTAGAATTTTTATTTGATTTATCTGATATAGATTTTATAATAATTAAAGGTATTTTAAATATATAACATACATGACTTATTGCAGCACTTTCCATTTCTACTGCTACTGCATCAATAAAGTTTGATTTTATATTTTTTTTCTGAGTTTTGTTTCTTATGAAATAATCTCCGCTAACAATTAATCCTGAAGTAAATTTATATTTTGCTTTAATTGCAGATTGTATTGATATTTTATGTAATAATTTATTGATTACAAAAAATTGAGGGCATCTAGGAATTTGTCCTATTTTATATTTAAAATTTGTTAAGTTTACATCAAAATATGATACTTTATTAGGAATGACAATATCTCCTATATTTAATGAATCAATTAAACTTCCAGCTGATCCGGTATTTATTATAATATCTGGATTGAATATTTCTATAATTTTCATGGTTGCTATTGATGCTGATACTTTACCTATTCCTGAAATTATTATAAATATTTTTGTTTTTTTTAGTTGTCCAGTATATATATATATATCGTTTTTTTTAATTTTTTTTAATTTTTTTATTCTATCCAATAAAAAAGTATGCTCTTCTTTAAGAGCACCTATTATTCCTATTCTCATATTTTTTTAAATATTTTATTTTTTGTAATTTATATTTTTTATATGATAGTTATATTTCAAATACCAAAAGATTCACCGCAGCTACAAGTAGTTTTAGCATTTGGATTTGATATTGTAAATTTTGATCCATAAACATTCTCCAAATAATCTAATGAACTACCTGTTAGATATTGAAGACTTATATGATCAATTATAATAATTATATTTGATTGTGTTATTAAAATATCATCATTATCAATTTTATCATCTAATTTAAAACCATATTTAAAACCACTACAACCTCCTCCGTTAATATAAATTCTTAGTTTAAGTTTTGTGTTTTTCTGATTTTTAAGTATATGTTTTATTTTTTTTATTGCTGTTTTTGTTAAAAATAATTTAATTTCATTTTTCATTTTTAATTATTACAATAAATTTTTTATTAAAATATGTTGTTAATAGGAATATTTAATTGAATTTATTTTTTATATGAATTTTATTTTTTACGTAAAAATGCTGGAATATCCAAATATTCTTTTTCTTTTTTTATTTTTTGATTTATATCTACTGATCTATTAATTTT from Buchnera aphidicola (Neophyllaphis podocarpi) harbors:
- the mrcB gene encoding penicillin-binding protein 1B, translated to MSRLYKILIFFLIKILFIIFIFIFYGLFLYNKIHNFIDGKIWNLPSYIYSRTIEFTVGSAFSKEKVISILECNYYHQSINLTHPGEFVIHKDSIDLIRRSFNFPNQFENKIYARIIFQGNWIIKIKNLYDDTNIKLLKLDPKLIGLLNFNNNHQRLFFPISEFPSVLINMLLATEDKNFYTHDGISFYSILRAFIVNIYAGKTIQGGSTLTQQLVKNFFLSHEKSFLRKLNEVYMAVIMEFCYSKNRILELYLNEVYMGQVNNNELHGLPLASIYYFGSYINELNIDQYALLVAMVKGASLYSPWNNITLSLQRRNLVLFLALKNKVINQFVYNKNVLLPINVYYKNDVIKPAPSFIQLVKYELLYKLKYSIEYLNGLKIFTTFDPLSQYNAEKAVKNVIPLLNKKQNLSDLETAMVIVNKFTGAVNGILGGSNPEFAGYNRALQARRSIGSLAKPVIYLTALSEPYKYGLNTLLKDEPLEIKLDNFNIWKPLNNDCKFSKQIILLDALSYSVNIPTVNLSISLGFKKLIKSWILLGISKKHLNYFPSASLGAINLTPFEISQVFQTIANKGKKSILFSIDCIMNNNQKIIYSHVYKYNQVISPQASYLILYAMQQVVANGTARSLNNLFPNFGIAAKTGTTSNLVDSWFAGINFDQVVLTWIGRDNNKTTKLYGASGAMKIYSSYLNGIYPLPLILIPPKNIQMFFVDRLGHIICVRNHSKNRILPIWLFNLNKYCKIKNSDIFDSIHTKKFNFFKFLFK
- the coaE gene encoding dephospho-CoA kinase (Dephospho-CoA kinase (CoaE) performs the final step in coenzyme A biosynthesis.) gives rise to the protein MTFIVAMTGGICSGKTTISNEFKKIGIDVIDSDIENKKILHYNKKVKKIINKKLGLKQNKEINFNLLKKFFLSSINNKKWLESILHPLVNKKITEKIKKVKKNWCLWVTPLLIEKKLYKKVDRILVIDIDPKIQINRIIKRDKENIKNIKKIISYQITREKRNSFANDIIINNGDIRKIKSIIHQLNKKYINLSFIKKMK
- a CDS encoding GMP reductase — translated: MRIEEDIKLGFKDVLIRPKRSLLKSRSQVELSRNFIFKYAKYSWSGIPIIASNMDTIGTFNMARVLSSFNLLTAINKYYSIKEWYIFIKKTSHKILNNIIVSTGISHDDFMKIKKIFSLSKDLNYLCIDVANGYSEHFVSFVNKVRDHFPDKIICAGNVVTGEMVEELILSGADIVKVGIGPGSVCTTRIKTGIGYPQLSAIIECADAAHGLKGQIISDGGCSVTGDIAKAFGGGSDFVMLGGMLAGHYECNGKIITTNNGKKFMLFYGMSSESAMNIHVGGVASYRSVEGKTVKLPFKGSVENTIYDILGGLRSTCTYVGAGNLKELTKRTTFIRVNEQENLVFDNKKDF
- the aceE gene encoding pyruvate dehydrogenase (acetyl-transferring), homodimeric type is translated as MSEFLYNDVDPIETNDWLQAIDSVIREEGIERANFIIKKLLHKINIKKKLLYPVLGISNYINTIPNSEEPKYPGNLFIERKIRSIIRWNAIAMVLKASNKDLDLGGHLSSFQSSATIYEVCFNHFFRAHNKYDGGDLVYFQGHISPGIYSRAFLEGRLSEDQINNFRQEVDGNGLPSYPHPKLLPNFWQFPTVSMGLGPVCAIYQAKFLKYLNNRSLKDTSKQTVYAFLGDGEMDEPESKGAISIASREQLDNLIFIINCNLQRLDGPVIGNGKIINELESIFLGAGWEVIKVIWGDKWDSLLAKDSSGKLIQLMNETLDGDYQNLKSKDGKYVRKNFFGKYKETLNLVKDMTDDEIWKLNRGGHDPKKIYAAISKAKQVINKPTLILVHTIKGYGLGKIAEGKNTAHQLKKINTKDIYNIINRFDINKKDIDVKNINFISLKKNSEEYNYLHNQRNKLCGYIPYRLSNFSKKLILPSLDDFNSLLIEQKRHISTTIAFIRVLNIILRNEFIKNLIVPIIADEARTFGMEGLFRKIGIYNFNGQKYTPQDKEQLAYYKEEKNGQILQEGINELGAAASWLAAATSYSTNNFPMIPFYIYYSMFGFQRTGDLFWAAGDQQARGFLIGATSGRTTLNGEGLQHEDGHSHIYSLTIPNCISYDPAYAYEFAVIINYGLSKMYGTSPENVYFYITTTNENYYMPEMPKNSIEGICKGMYKLKRITNNNSFINIQLMGSGAILRHVLIASKILLKDYNISSDIYSVTSFTELARDGYDCDRWNMLHLDQKPKVPYVSQIMNNSPAIAATDYMKLFAEQIRNYIPSNSYKVLGTDGFGRSDSRKKLRNYFEIDASYIVVSALFQLFKNNNIEKHVVSKAIKKFNIDINKINPRLA